A single region of the Pyricularia oryzae 70-15 chromosome 4, whole genome shotgun sequence genome encodes:
- a CDS encoding rhomboid protein 2, translating into MVGFSAARARSYAFRLPLFTRLAAVIIVAAWAVGVQSVWDLRAWGALVPDKLNLGTMYRTNTYPFIHVNFFHALMNVIAIIPLLERFEAEYGTLTSLALFFGPFSTIPAIAYVLIERGILRANNTVMGASIWVFLLLGMEAIRTYKTNPHLVIATHHVPTWTTPLALCLVVSALVPSTTLLGHLCGLAVGYLSGLGYLKFLSPPEKILRWIETKLNLLGRLPHYVSIDQKTYGRFGVLPSASPNPGASPAIGLVGSTQRLGV; encoded by the exons ATGGTCGGCTTCAGCGCAGCGCGGGCGCGGTCGTACGCCTTCAGGCTCCCGTTGTTCACGAGGCTGGCGGCagtcatcatcgtcgccgCCTGGGCCGTGGGCGTGCAGAGCGTCTGGGACCTCAGGGCGTGGGGTGCGCTCGTGCCGGACAAGCTTAACCTTGGGACGA TGTACCGCACCAACACGTACCCGTTCATACACGTGAACTTCTTCCACGCCCTCATGAACGTCATTGCCATAATTCCGTTGCTGGAGAGGTTCGAGGCAGAGTACGGGACTCTGACGTCGTTGGCTCTTTTCTTTGGCC CCTTCTCAACGATACCAGCAATTGCATATGTTTTGATCGAGAGGGGGATACTACGAGCTAATAACACGGTTATGGGAGCAAG CATATGGGtctttcttctcctcggAATGGAGGCCATCAGAACGTACAAGACGAACCCTCACCTGGTCATTGCAACCCACCATGTGCCCACTTGGACCACGCCGCTGGCGCTGTGCCTAGTCGTCTCGGCGCTGGTCCCCAGCACGACCCTGCTGGGACATTTGTGCGGGCTGGCCGTTGGCTACCTTA GCGGCTTGGGGTACCTCAAGTTCCTGTCGCCGCCGGAGAAGATCCTGCGGTGGATCGAGACCAAGCTAAACCTCCTGGGCCGTCTCCCCCACTACGTCAGTATAGATCAGAAGACGTACGGCAGGTTCGGAGTGCTGCCGTCGGCGAGTCCCAATCCCGGGGCCAGCCCGGCTATAGGGCTGGTGGGGTCGACGCAGAGACTCGGAGTGTAA
- a CDS encoding 26S proteasome regulatory subunit RPN9, with amino-acid sequence MSADTVADFLADQRDDAPEELQPLILKFEDYWERKLWHQLTEASLEFFDHPISRPARLHFYKVFVAKFADKINQLKLVDIALKAATAAKDPKERLQFLETVAKKVDDEDSQDAYVFALIAVARVKLDLKDPEGTRKDLDKAERILDSFDSVETVVSAAFYSAQADYYQAQADFASYYRNALLYLACIDVSALTPEERRSRAYDLAIAALASTSIYNFGELLLHPILDALTLSDKDSWLRELLFAFNRGDLAAYDVLSGHIGSNPLLAKHRGQLRQKIYLAALTEAVFRRPPHDRAMTFQTIARETKVQPDEIEHLVMKALSLGLLRGNIDQVDEVAHINWVQPKVLDMKQIDNMRLRLKDWDSSVNQLGNWIEGVGQDVWAV; translated from the exons ATGAGCGCCGATACGGTCGCCGATTTCCTTGCCGACCAGCGGGACGATGCTCCGGAGGAGCTGCAGCCGCTCATTCTTAAGTTTGAGGATTACTGGGAAAGGAAGTTATGGCATCAGCTTACCGAGGCGTCCCTTGAGTTCTTCGACCACCCTATAAGCCGTCCGGCAAGACTCCATTTCTACAAGGTCTTTGTCGCCAAGTTTGCCGACAAGATCAACCAGCTCAAGCTGGTAGACATAGCCCTCAAGGCCGCCACAGCTGCTAAAG ATCCTAAAGAACGACTACAGTTCCTGGAGACGGTTGCGAAGAAGGTCGATGATGAAGACTCGCAAGATGCCTATGTCTTTGCTCTGATCGCAGTGGCAAGGGTGAAGCTGGACCTCAAGGACCCCGAGGGCACACGGAAAGACCTCGACAAGGCCGAGAGGATACTGGACAGCTTCGACAGCGTCGAGACGGTCGTCAGCGCTGCCTTCTACAGCGCACAGGCAGACTACTACCAAGCCCAGGCCGATTTTGCATCATACTACCGTAATGCCCTCCTATACCTGGCCTGCATCGACGTCTCGGCCTTGACACCAGAGGAGCGTCGCTCGCGGGCCTACGACTTGGCCATCGCCGCCCTAGCCTCCACCTCCATCTACAACTTTGGCGAGCTCCTTCTCCACCCCATCCTTGACGCTCTGACCCTCAGCGACAAGGACTCGTGGCTACGGGAGCTCCTGTTCGCATTCAACCGCGGCGACCTGGCCGCCTACGATGTCCTCTCGGGTCACATTGGCTCAAACCCGTTACTGGCCAAGCACCGTGGCCAGCTGAGGCAAAAGATTTACCTGGCTGCTCTTACCGAGGCCGTCTTCCGTCGCCCGCCCCACGACCGAGCCATGACTTTCCAGACTATTGCGCGTGAGACAAAGGTACAGCCTGACGAGATCGAGCACCTCGTCATGAAGGCTCTCAGCCTGGGCCTCCTGCGCGGCAACATCGACCAGGTTGACGAGGTCGCCCACATCAACTGGGTCCAGCCCAAGGTCCTTGACATGAAGCAGATCGACAACATGCGCCTGCGCCTCAAGGACTGGGACTCTAGCGTTAACCAGCTCGGCAACTGGATCGAGGGTGTGGGACAGGATGTTTGGGCTGTCTAA
- a CDS encoding GPI transamidase component GAA1 gives MPRLLSTVLSLRRDPRILKLPPYLSVLCIVVGIVSLLLLPLDNFTRRTYISENALLPGQVHTYFAGSDQNVFRAYKHEVNSLVDKSNVEINDKLESIFKGVGLKVGRQNFTYSSSGIQHSGENVYAILQAPRGDATEAIVLVTAWRNPNGELNRNGVALALTLARYFRRWSLWSKDIIFLLPPDSLAGPQAWVDAYHDAHDPRKVAALPLKSGALQGALALDYTREDRYESVHLVYDGVNGQLPNLDLFNSLVHVAGGQMGIGVSIQDMWHHRNDYRDRLQTMLRGMLRQGIGAGTGAHSCFMPYHVDAVTLVPYGDGWQDEMALGRVVEGTFRSLNNLLEHLHQSFFFYLLMHKEHFVSIGTYLPSAMLLGANFTIMSILMWFKSGQPEEEEEPEGQEAATNSGASVTSESRPVVERELLVPLSVIGTCLFLGAVPLYMFNHLPAGLLYPSFIAFSAINIFLPPIASQLLETLYWPTTQQYQLIKCFYLLVLGMFISSLAILNFSLAFWIGLIATPLTFTRPFPASPALRWAYVALLNIASPPAVFAVACAAWRLDVAEVLQAAAFGWDVWGMYTAVVVWCVWWPAWLAGSLVVLGRPATKVKTA, from the exons ATGCCGCGCTTATTAT CCACTGTTTTGAGCCTACGGCGGGATCCCCGGATCCTCAAGCTTCCACCTTACCTCTCAGTGCTATGCATAGTCGTCGGCATCGTGTCCCTTCTGCTTTTACCTCTCGATAACTTTACGAGGAGGACTTATATATCCGAAAATGCGCTCCTCCCGGGCCAGGTCCATACGTACTTTGCCGGCAGCGATCAGAATGTCTTTCGGGCTTACAAACACGAGGTCAACAGTCTGGTAGACAAGAGCAATGTCGA GATCAACGACAAACTCGAGAGCATTTTCAAGGGCGTAGGGCTCAAAGTTGGCCGCCAGAACTTCACATACTCGTCTTCCGGCATCCAACACAGCGGCGAGAACGTCTACGCAATTCTTCAGGCGCCCCGCGGTGATGCGACCGAGGCCATTGTGCTCGTGACGGCCTGGCGCAATCCCAATGGCGAGCTGAACCGCAACGGGGTGGCCCTGGCCCTAACGCTGGCGCGCTACTTTCGGCGCTGGTCCCTCTGGTCCAAGGACATCATCTTTTTGCTGCCGCCGGACTCACTCGCAGGACCCCAGGCCTGGGTCGATGCCTACCACGACGCGCACGACCCGCGCAAGGTCGCGGCGCTCCCGCTCAAGTCGGGCGCGCTGCAGGGCGCGCTGGCGCTCGACTACACGCGCGAGGACCGCTACGAGAGTGTGCACCTTGTCTACGACGGCGTCAACGGCCAGCTGCCGAATCTGGACCTTTTCAACAGCCTCGTGCACGTCGCGGGTGGCCAGATGGGCATAGGCGTCTCGATCCAGGACATGTGGCACCACCGCAACGACTACCGCGATCGGCTGCAGACCATGCTGCGCGGCATGCTGCGACAGGGCATCGGGGCAGGCACAGGCGCCCACTCGTGCTTCATGCCGTACCACGTCGATGCCGTCACGCTGGTGCCGTACGGCGACGGTTGGCAGGACGAGATGGCACTCGGCCGCGTCGTCGAGGGCACATTCCGTAGTCTCAACAACCTGCTCGAGCACCTGCACCAGAGTTTCTTCTTCTACCTGCTCATGCACAAGGAGCATTTTGTCAGCATCGGCACATACTTGCCTAGTGCCATGTTGCTGGGCGCCAACTTTACCATCATGTCCATCCTGATGTGGTTCAAGAGCGGGCagcccgaggaggaggaggagcctGAGGGTCAGGAGGCCGCTACCAATAGTGGAGCCTCAGTGACATCGGAATCTCGGCCTGTTGTTGAGCGTGAGCTTTTGGTGCCGCTGTCGGTGATAGGTACTTGCTTGTTCCTCGGTGCTGTGCCTCTCTATATGTTTAAccatctccctgcaggt CTTCTATATCCATCCTTCATCGCCTTCTCAGCAATTAACATTTTCCTACCGCCCATCGCCTCGCAGCTCCTGGAGACTCTCTACTGGCCCACGACGCAGCAGTACCAGCTCATCAAGTGCTTCTACCTCCTGGTCCTGGGAATGTTCATCTCGTCGCTCGCCATCCTCAACTTCTCCCTCGCCTTCTGGATCGGCCTCATCGCCACCCCCTTGACATTCACCCGGCCCTTCCCGGCCTCGCCCGCCCTCCGCTGGGCCTACGTCGCCCTGCTCAACATAGCCTCCCCTCCCGCCGTCTTTGCCGTCGCCTGCGCCGCCTGGCGTCTGGACGTCGCTGAAGTTCTGCAGGCCGCTGCCTTTGGCTGGGATGTCTGGGGAATGTACACCGCCGTCGTGGTCTGGTGCGTTTGGTGGCCTGCGTGGCTTGCTGGTTCGCTCGTCGTGCTTGGGAGGCCGGCTACCAAGGTCAAGACTGCATGA
- a CDS encoding zinc finger protein: MGVTNKKTITKTRRKTRDVDQIKADLLSPKHLAQWKDTKASEDLPGLGRHYCIECAKWFETDYSLVEHRKGKPHKRRVKQLQEEPYTQKEAEAAIGLRTDNKGPQPRGDADVDMA; this comes from the exons ATGGGTGTGACGAACAAGAAAACCATAACGAAGACGCGGAGAAAGACCAG GGACGTGGACCAGATCAAGGCGGACTTGCTGTCACCCAAGCATTTGGCTCAGTGGAAGGACACCAAAGCCTCGGAGGATCTCCCCGGCCTCGGCAGGCATTACTGTATCGAGTGCGCCAAGTGGTTCGAGACGGACTACAGTCTTGTAGAGCATCGCAAGGGCAAGCCTCATAAACGACG TGTCAAGCAGCTCCAGGAGGAACCTTATACCCAAAAGGAGGCTGAGGCTGCTATTGGTCTGAGGACGGACAACAAGGGTCCTCAGCCACGAGGCGATGCTGATGTGGATATGGCATGA
- a CDS encoding aconitate hydratase, whose translation MLALRRAAAASPLARVSAVTRRRMATVSDSPLDRKVRQNNWEENNFIPYKKLSENLAIVRSRLNRPLTYAEKILYSHLDNPHEQDIERGVSYLKLRPDRVACQDATAQMAILQFMSAGMPSVANPTTVHCDHLIEAQVGGPKDLERAVNINKEVYDFLASACAKYNIGFWKPGSGIIHQILLENYAFPGGLLIGTDSHTPNGGGLGMAAIGVGGADAVDVMAGLPWELKAPKYIGVHLTGQMSGWTSAKDIITKLAGITTVKGGTGHIVEYYGPGVDTLSSTGAGTVCNMGAEIGATTSVFRFTERMADYLKATKRSDIAEYARAYAKELREDEGAEYDQVIEINLSELEPHVNGPFTPDLATPISKFSEAVKANGWPSELKVGLIGSCTNSSYEDMSRGASIARDALDHGLKAKTAFTITPGSEQIRATIARDGQLATFEEYGGMVLANACGPCIGQWDRKDVKKGEANSIVSSYNRNFTGRNDGNPATHSFVTSPDLVVAMTVAGSLHFNPLTDKLKDKDGNEFMLKPPTGEALPARGYDAGENTYQAPPKDRASVSVAVNPSSDRLQVLSPFEAWDGKDAKDLPVLIKAQGKTTTDHISMAGPWLKYRGHLDNISNNMLIGAINEANGEANKVKNQLTGEFDAVPAVARDYKKNGIKWVVIGDWNYGEGSSREHAALEPRHLGGLAIITRSFARIHETNLKKQGMLPLTFVDPADYEKIKPDDRVDIKCTELAPGKNITMTVHPKDGKAFDIPLAHTFNEGQIEWFKNGSALNTMAKANKN comes from the exons ATGCTGGCCCTCAGGAGAGCTGCCGCGGCATCGCCGCTGGCCCGCGTGAGCGCCGTGACCCGTCGTCGCATGGCAACGGTTTCGGACAGCCCGCTTGACAGGAAG GTCAGGCAAAACAACTGGGAGGAGAACAACTTCATCCCCTACAAGAAGCTGTCGGAGAACCTCGCCATTGTCCGCAGTCGTCTCAACCGTCCCCTCACATACGCCGAGAAGATTCTCTACTCTCACTTGGACAACCCGCACGAGCAGGATATTGAGCGTGGCGTTTCATACCTCAAGCTCCGCCCTGACCGTGTTGCTTGCCAGGATGCCACCGCTCAAATGGCTATCCTTCAGTTCATGTCGGCTGGCATGCCCTCGGTTGCCAACCCCACCACCGTCCACTGTGACCACTTGATTGAGGCCCAGGTTGGTGGCCCCAAGGATCTAGAGCGCGCCGTCAACATTAACAAGGAGGTCTACGACTTCCTTGCCTCTGCCTGCGCCAAGTACAACATCGGTTTCTGGAAGCCCGGCTCTGGTATCATCCACCAGATCCTTCTCGAGAACTACGCTTTCCCCGGTGGTCTTCTCATCGGTACTGACTCGCACACTCCCAACGGTGGTGGTCTCGGTATGGCTGCCATTGGTGTTGGTGGTGCCGATGCCGTCGACGTTATGGCTGGTCTCCCCTGGGAGCTGAAGGCTCCCAAGTACATTGGTGTCCACCTGACTGGCCAGATGTCTGGCTGGACTTCTGCCAAGGACATCATCACCAAGCTTGCTGGCATCACGACTGTCAAGGG TGGTACTGGTCACATTGTTGAGTACTACGGTCCTGGTGTCGACACCCTCTCCAGCACCGGTGCCGGAACCGTCTGCAACATGGGTGCCGAGATTGGTGCCACCACCTCCGTTTTCCGCTTCACTGAGCGCATGGCCGACTACCTGAAGGCCACCAAGCGTTCAGACATCGCCGAGTACGCCCGCGCCTACGCCAAGGAGCTCCGCGAGGACGAAGGTGCCGAGTACGACCAGGTTATCGAGATCAACCTGTCTGAGCTTGAGCCCCACGTCAACGGACCTTTTACCCCCGACTTGGCCACTCCCATCTCCAAGTTCAGCGAGGCTGTCAAGGCCAACGGCTGGCCTTCGGAGCTCAAGGTCGGTCTCATCGGCTCTTGCACCAACTCCTCGTACGAGGACATGTCCCGTGGTGCCTCCATTGCCCGTGACGCTCTCGACCACGGTTTGAAGGCCAAGACTGCTTTCACAATCACTCCCGGTTCGGAGCAGATTCGTGCTACCATCGCCCGTGATGGTCAGCTCGCCACCTTCGAGGAGTACGGCGGCATGGTCCTCGCAAACGCCTGTGGTCCTTGCATTGGTCAGTGGGACCGCAAGGACGTCAAGAAGGGCGAGGCCAACTCGATTGTCTCTTCGTACAACCGTAACTTCACCGGACGCAACGATGGCAACCCTGCCACCCACTCTTTCGTCACCTCCCCCGACTTGGTCGTCGCCATGACCGTCGCTGGCTCTTTGCACTTCAACCCTTTGACCGACAAgctcaaggacaaggatGGTAACGAGTTTATGCTGAAGCCCCCGACCGGCGAGGCTCTTCCCGCTCGCGGCTATGATGCCGGTGAGAACACCTACCAGGCTCCCCCCAAGGACCGCGCATCCGTCTCGGTTGCCGTCAACCCCTCGTCCGACCGTCTCCAGGTTCTCTCTCCATTTGAGGCTTGGGATGGCAAGGATGCCAAGGACCTCCCCGTCCTTATCAAGGCCCAGGGCAAGACCACCACCGACCACATCAGCATGGCTGGCCCGTGGCTCAAGTACCGTGGGCACTTGGACAACATCTCCAACAACATGTTGATTGGCGCCATCAACGAGGCCAACGGTGAGGCCAACAAGGTCAAGAACCAGCTTACTGGCGAGTTCGACGCTGTCCCAGCTGTTGCTCGTGACTACAAGAAGAACGGTATCAAGTGGGTTGTCATCGGTGACTGGAACTACGGTGAGGGTTCGTCGCGTGAGCACGCCGCTCTTGAGCCCCGTCACCTTGGTGGCCTTGCCATCATCACCCGCAGCTTCGCCCGTATCCACGAGACCAacctgaagaagcagggTATGCTCCCGCTTACCTTTGTTGACCCCGCCGACTACGAGAAGATCAAGCCCGACGACAGGGTCGACATTAAGTGCACTGAGCTCGCTCCCGGCAAGAACATCACCATGACTGTCCACCCCAAGGATGGCAAGGCTTTCGACATCCCCTTGGCTCACACCTTCAACGAGGGCCAGATTGAGTGGTTCAAGAACGGAAGTGCATTGAACACCATGGCTAAGGCCAACAAGAACTGA